One Acetonema longum DSM 6540 DNA window includes the following coding sequences:
- a CDS encoding sigma 54-interacting transcriptional regulator: MSYLQQIQATAQQMAEAISSVLGMEVTIVDSQLERIAGTGLHQETVGQKITGKSIYQKVLRNGREYIVNDVTTFDDCHTCDRRAECKELAQLCCPIMVGADVIGVIGLIAFSRERQSELRNTNDRLLTFTRKMAELIAAKAVEEASRARLLLVKNQLETVLNFIAEGVLAIDHTAKIISINYAAEKMLGVKASQVIGLTLGEVLPGTPIPEALRSGVGFHDREVSVWLKGRHHHYLFNATPMRSEGAICGVVASFRSFYDWRESSSRLPKISFDQIVGDCPAMLVLKAEARRAAATVSTVLITGESGTGKEVFAKAIHSESNRGEQPFVAVNCAAIPENLLESELFGYEEGSFTGARKGGKPGKFQLADKGTIFLDEIGDMPLSLQAKILRVLQEKHVDRVGGLQPLPVNVRIIAATNRNLETMIQEGKFREDLYYRLSVYPLSLPPLRERQQDILLLARHCLQKHTRVYTSEVTGFSPAAIKLLQQYHWPGNIRELENVTECAVIRAAGQLIDIGDLPARITQPTPPALPAARAEPAEKQAITGLLETYGKSVEGKKQAAKALGIGVATLYRKIRKYQIEG; this comes from the coding sequence ATGTCGTATTTGCAACAAATCCAGGCTACCGCCCAGCAGATGGCCGAAGCGATCTCCAGTGTGCTGGGAATGGAGGTCACGATTGTTGACTCGCAGCTGGAGCGAATTGCCGGAACCGGGTTGCACCAGGAGACGGTCGGTCAGAAGATCACCGGTAAATCGATCTATCAGAAAGTGCTCCGTAACGGACGGGAATACATTGTTAATGACGTAACGACCTTCGATGACTGCCACACCTGCGATCGCCGGGCCGAATGCAAGGAACTGGCCCAGCTTTGCTGTCCGATCATGGTTGGCGCCGATGTCATCGGGGTCATCGGCCTTATTGCCTTTTCCCGGGAACGTCAGTCGGAATTGCGCAACACCAATGACCGACTCCTGACCTTTACCCGCAAGATGGCTGAGCTAATTGCCGCCAAGGCGGTGGAAGAGGCCAGCCGGGCCCGGCTGCTGCTGGTGAAGAATCAACTGGAGACGGTGCTGAATTTCATCGCCGAAGGTGTGCTGGCCATTGACCATACTGCCAAGATTATCAGTATCAATTACGCTGCCGAAAAAATGCTGGGGGTTAAGGCCTCCCAGGTTATCGGGCTGACCCTGGGAGAGGTATTGCCCGGCACGCCGATCCCGGAAGCGCTGCGCAGCGGCGTTGGTTTTCATGACCGGGAAGTCAGCGTCTGGCTGAAAGGCAGGCATCACCATTATCTGTTTAATGCCACTCCCATGCGCAGTGAAGGCGCCATTTGCGGCGTAGTCGCCAGTTTCCGTTCATTTTACGACTGGCGTGAATCTTCCTCGCGGTTACCTAAAATTTCGTTTGATCAAATTGTCGGCGATTGTCCGGCGATGCTCGTTCTTAAAGCAGAAGCACGCCGTGCCGCCGCCACTGTTTCCACGGTGCTGATTACCGGTGAAAGCGGCACCGGCAAGGAGGTATTTGCTAAAGCGATACATAGCGAAAGTAATCGCGGCGAACAGCCCTTTGTTGCCGTTAATTGCGCGGCCATTCCGGAGAATTTATTGGAAAGTGAATTATTCGGTTATGAGGAAGGTTCCTTCACTGGCGCCAGAAAAGGCGGTAAACCGGGAAAATTTCAACTGGCTGATAAAGGAACGATTTTTCTCGATGAAATCGGCGATATGCCCCTTTCTCTCCAGGCGAAAATATTGCGGGTATTACAGGAAAAGCACGTCGACCGGGTGGGCGGTCTCCAGCCGCTGCCGGTGAACGTTCGGATTATCGCCGCTACCAACCGCAATCTGGAAACTATGATCCAAGAGGGGAAGTTCCGGGAGGATCTGTATTACCGCCTGAGTGTATATCCGCTATCACTGCCGCCCCTTCGGGAACGGCAGCAGGATATCCTGCTGCTGGCGAGGCATTGCCTGCAAAAGCATACGCGAGTCTATACCAGCGAGGTAACCGGCTTTTCGCCGGCAGCCATCAAGCTGCTGCAGCAGTATCATTGGCCGGGCAATATCCGGGAACTGGAAAATGTCACCGAATGCGCCGTCATCCGAGCTGCCGGCCAACTGATCGATATTGGCGATCTGCCGGCCAGAATCACGCAACCCACGCCGCCTGCGCTGCCGGCCGCAAGGGCAGAACCGGCTGAGAAACAGGCAATCACCGGCCTGCTGGAAACCTACGGCAAAAGTGTGGAAGGCAAAAAGCAGGCTGCCAAAGCGCTGGGAATTGGCGTAGCTACTTTATACAGGAAAATCCGTAAATATCAGATTGAGGGTTGA
- a CDS encoding tyrosine-type recombinase/integrase, with protein MAGRRSNGEGTAYYNEARQRWEAQAPYKDAGGQPKRKKFTGKTQKEVNRKKKEFLDNLEDGLLPEADKLTVGVWLDRWLADFVKPRVRTKTYEKYESCIKSYIKPKFKDVLLKKLAVADVQRVFNEMGENGGRQGKGLSSLTIRNTRRVFSMALDKAIKLSLLLKNPVKLTDPPRLEKMREIKPLTADQANTLLQIAKKDAAEVSQVKAGQKRKTSTTAADYDTYVAVAIALNTGMRLGEVLGLKWDDIHHEQKIITVKRAWVSTSKGMKIEDPKTGKGRKILIDDALLKVLSLHQKRQSWDKNLMGNLYKDNQWIIGGQYGENYESKHFSSRKYKSLLAKAGIEDTFTFHDLRHTHATILLLKGVNPKIVQERLGHATISMTLDTYSHLLPDNQDKAVEVISSCLAL; from the coding sequence ATGGCAGGCAGAAGATCAAACGGCGAAGGGACAGCCTATTATAACGAGGCCCGGCAACGCTGGGAAGCTCAGGCTCCTTATAAAGACGCTGGCGGACAGCCCAAAAGAAAGAAGTTTACCGGTAAAACCCAAAAGGAGGTTAACCGGAAGAAAAAGGAGTTTCTTGATAATCTGGAGGATGGCCTGCTGCCGGAAGCGGATAAATTGACGGTAGGCGTCTGGCTTGATCGGTGGCTGGCTGACTTCGTGAAACCGAGGGTAAGAACCAAAACCTATGAGAAATACGAAAGCTGCATAAAGTCATACATCAAGCCGAAATTCAAAGATGTACTGCTCAAAAAGCTGGCGGTGGCTGATGTGCAGCGGGTGTTTAATGAAATGGGGGAGAACGGCGGGAGGCAGGGCAAGGGGCTATCATCACTCACAATACGAAATACCCGGCGAGTTTTCTCTATGGCGCTGGACAAGGCCATAAAGCTTTCCCTGCTGCTAAAGAATCCAGTAAAGCTTACTGACCCTCCACGACTGGAGAAAATGCGAGAAATAAAGCCATTGACCGCAGATCAGGCCAACACACTTTTGCAGATAGCCAAGAAGGATGCAGCGGAAGTATCACAGGTAAAAGCAGGTCAGAAGCGGAAAACATCAACCACCGCCGCCGATTATGATACATATGTGGCCGTAGCTATCGCCTTGAATACCGGTATGAGGCTGGGGGAAGTTCTGGGGTTGAAGTGGGACGATATTCACCACGAGCAGAAAATCATTACTGTTAAAAGGGCCTGGGTAAGTACCAGTAAGGGCATGAAGATTGAAGATCCCAAGACGGGCAAGGGCCGGAAGATACTGATAGATGATGCTTTGCTCAAAGTCCTATCTTTACACCAGAAGCGGCAGAGCTGGGATAAAAACCTCATGGGGAATTTGTACAAGGATAATCAATGGATTATCGGCGGCCAGTACGGAGAGAATTACGAATCAAAGCACTTTTCATCACGGAAATATAAATCGCTGCTGGCGAAGGCCGGCATAGAGGATACCTTTACCTTTCACGATTTGCGGCATACCCATGCAACCATATTGCTGCTCAAAGGGGTAAACCCAAAGATAGTACAGGAAAGGCTGGGACATGCGACTATTTCGATGACACTGGACACCTATTCCCACCTGCTGCCGGACAATCAGGACAAGGCAGTAGAGGTAATATCAAGCTGTTTAGCCCTCTAA
- the purE gene encoding 5-(carboxyamino)imidazole ribonucleotide mutase has protein sequence MKVAIIMGSDSDLPIMQPAIATLDEFGLEREVVIASAHRTPDKVHEFASGARERGIKVIIAAAGAAAHLPGVVAAYTTLPVIGIPINSTSLGGLDALLSIVQMPAGIPVAAMAINGAKNAALLAIEILAAADAGLTEKLALHRRKMEEEVAQKAVIVANI, from the coding sequence ATGAAAGTTGCAATTATTATGGGCAGCGATTCCGATTTGCCGATAATGCAGCCGGCGATCGCCACGCTGGACGAATTTGGTCTAGAACGGGAAGTAGTGATTGCTTCGGCCCACCGGACTCCGGACAAGGTGCATGAATTTGCCTCCGGCGCCAGAGAGCGGGGGATCAAGGTCATTATCGCCGCTGCCGGGGCTGCCGCGCACCTGCCGGGGGTCGTTGCCGCTTACACCACATTGCCGGTGATCGGAATCCCCATCAACAGCACCTCTCTGGGAGGATTGGATGCGCTCTTAAGCATCGTTCAGATGCCGGCGGGCATTCCGGTGGCTGCCATGGCCATAAACGGCGCTAAGAATGCGGCCTTGCTGGCCATTGAAATCCTGGCGGCCGCTGACGCCGGGCTCACAGAAAAATTGGCTCTTCATCGCCGGAAGATGGAAGAGGAAGTGGCCCAAAAAGCGGTCATTGTGGCAAATATATAA
- a CDS encoding DUF3842 family protein, producing MVIAVIDGMGGGLGVQLVSLLSAQLASKVEIIALGTNALATNNMVRAGAHRGATGENAVIVSIRKVDLVTGPIGIVIPNAMMGEITPQIATAIAGCDARKVLLPVNQNHVEIIGLDARPMAAVIKDAVFRISEIVKEGAAQ from the coding sequence GTGGTTATAGCCGTGATTGACGGCATGGGCGGCGGACTGGGGGTACAGCTGGTGTCCCTGCTGTCGGCTCAATTGGCTTCCAAAGTGGAGATTATTGCTCTGGGCACCAATGCCCTGGCCACGAATAATATGGTCCGGGCCGGCGCTCATCGGGGCGCCACCGGCGAAAACGCGGTCATCGTATCCATACGCAAGGTCGACCTGGTGACAGGCCCTATCGGTATCGTGATTCCCAATGCCATGATGGGAGAGATTACCCCTCAGATTGCGACGGCTATCGCCGGCTGCGACGCCCGTAAAGTGCTGCTGCCGGTTAATCAGAATCACGTGGAAATCATAGGCCTGGATGCCCGGCCTATGGCCGCAGTTATTAAAGATGCGGTATTTCGTATCAGCGAGATTGTGAAAGAAGGTGCAGCGCAATGA
- a CDS encoding LysM peptidoglycan-binding domain-containing protein: MRIILGLILLLFALSVVYAAPSEPASESYVIVRVYSGDTVWDIAGRQAGDKEDIRDIIWQIREMNHLDKNAFLQPGQMLRVPRKKL; this comes from the coding sequence ATGCGTATTATCTTAGGACTCATTCTGCTACTGTTTGCCCTTAGCGTGGTATATGCCGCTCCGTCAGAGCCCGCATCAGAATCTTACGTTATCGTCCGGGTTTACTCCGGTGATACGGTATGGGATATTGCCGGCAGACAGGCCGGTGACAAAGAGGATATCAGGGATATCATATGGCAGATCCGGGAGATGAACCACCTGGATAAAAACGCTTTTCTCCAGCCGGGACAGATGTTGAGAGTTCCCCGTAAAAAACTCTAA
- a CDS encoding metallophosphoesterase gives MKIGVMSDSHGDKDAIRQAAARAGQVDLWLHAGDYCQDAVFLGRIASVPVITVAGNCDGSAQVRPDEFMNALDKKIWLTHGHRYKVKQNQDELIWWAGQYGVDIVVYGHTHVADILRQDQVLAFNPGSVAFPRVGSPSFGLIEIVFGDKAEAQIVYLKGR, from the coding sequence ATGAAAATCGGTGTCATGAGTGATTCTCATGGCGACAAGGATGCCATCCGTCAGGCTGCGGCCAGAGCCGGTCAGGTCGATTTATGGCTGCATGCCGGCGATTACTGTCAGGATGCCGTATTTTTGGGCAGAATTGCATCTGTTCCGGTTATCACCGTGGCCGGCAACTGCGACGGTTCTGCCCAGGTCAGACCGGACGAATTCATGAATGCTTTGGACAAAAAGATCTGGCTGACCCATGGCCATCGTTACAAGGTGAAACAAAACCAGGACGAATTGATCTGGTGGGCCGGGCAGTATGGGGTGGATATTGTTGTTTATGGACATACTCATGTGGCGGATATCCTCCGGCAGGATCAGGTGCTGGCATTCAATCCGGGCAGTGTGGCTTTTCCCAGAGTCGGCTCTCCCAGCTTCGGCCTCATTGAGATCGTTTTCGGTGATAAGGCTGAGGCGCAAATTGTATATTTAAAAGGGCGATAA
- a CDS encoding acyl-CoA thioesterase, with protein MIKVRDKVRFVETDMMGVVHHSNYFRWFEMGRVEYLKAAGIYLLDLMANDIVFPITDVSCQYKASARFDDYFLVETCMAELSRAKMVFTYRVVREADGLLLATGRTQNLFTDSKGKVIRLPAKYYDPLRSVAQADLTGADSQ; from the coding sequence ATGATTAAAGTCAGGGATAAAGTCCGGTTTGTGGAAACGGATATGATGGGAGTAGTGCATCATTCCAATTACTTTCGCTGGTTTGAAATGGGACGGGTGGAATACCTGAAAGCAGCCGGGATTTATCTTTTGGATTTGATGGCGAACGATATTGTGTTCCCCATTACCGATGTCAGCTGTCAATATAAGGCTTCGGCCCGGTTTGACGACTACTTCCTGGTAGAGACCTGTATGGCGGAACTGTCCCGGGCCAAGATGGTGTTTACATACCGGGTGGTCCGTGAGGCTGACGGCCTGCTTTTAGCTACCGGACGAACCCAGAATTTGTTTACTGACAGCAAGGGAAAAGTCATCCGCCTGCCGGCAAAGTACTATGATCCCTTGCGCTCTGTGGCTCAGGCGGATTTGACAGGCGCTGATTCCCAATAA
- a CDS encoding aspartyl-phosphate phosphatase Spo0E family protein, producing MIVQIEELRSQLHAMIQERSLTDSDVLALSQELDIALNRYWELVNRRSLVQNLAYIRDHAAAV from the coding sequence ATGATTGTTCAAATCGAAGAGCTGCGCAGCCAATTACATGCAATGATTCAAGAAAGAAGCTTGACGGATAGCGATGTTCTGGCTCTTAGCCAAGAACTGGACATAGCATTAAACCGATACTGGGAATTGGTTAATCGTCGCAGCCTGGTGCAAAATTTGGCGTATATCCGGGATCACGCCGCTGCTGTTTAA
- a CDS encoding TIGR03905 family TSCPD domain-containing protein has protein sequence MITFKTQGVCSSQIQIEVENGIIKKLNFIGGCPGNLTAISKLVEGMPVEQVINKCKGNRCGNRPTSCADQLAIALENLGNR, from the coding sequence ATGATTACATTTAAAACACAAGGTGTATGTTCCTCGCAAATTCAAATCGAAGTAGAAAACGGCATCATCAAAAAATTGAACTTTATTGGCGGCTGTCCCGGCAATCTGACGGCGATCAGCAAATTGGTCGAAGGAATGCCGGTAGAGCAAGTCATTAATAAATGTAAAGGCAACCGCTGCGGCAATCGCCCTACGTCCTGTGCGGATCAGTTAGCCATCGCCCTTGAGAACTTAGGGAATCGTTGA
- the purC gene encoding phosphoribosylaminoimidazolesuccinocarboxamide synthase — protein MENQKQKQPIYEGKAKQVYTTENPNELLVYYKDDATAFNGVKRGTIMNKGVLNNKISSFFFELLTRKGIPNHFVHRVSDREMRVKALKIIQVEVVVRNIAAGSLAKRIGWEEGRKLPTTVLEMYYKNDELNDPLINDYHIKAMGLASEDEITRMSEYALKINQILTGYLKEKNLELIDFKLEFGLHNGQVLLGDEISPDTCRFWDSVTKEKLDKDRFRRDLGNVEEAYYEILYRLTGEKA, from the coding sequence ATGGAGAATCAAAAGCAAAAACAACCGATTTATGAAGGCAAGGCTAAACAGGTTTATACCACGGAAAACCCCAATGAACTGTTGGTGTACTACAAAGATGACGCCACAGCCTTTAACGGGGTCAAACGCGGCACCATCATGAATAAAGGGGTCCTGAACAACAAAATATCGTCATTTTTCTTTGAATTATTAACCCGGAAGGGCATTCCCAATCATTTTGTCCATCGGGTAAGCGACCGGGAAATGCGGGTAAAGGCATTGAAAATCATTCAGGTGGAAGTGGTGGTCCGCAATATTGCCGCTGGCAGCCTGGCCAAGAGAATCGGTTGGGAAGAAGGTCGCAAACTGCCGACTACGGTTCTGGAAATGTACTATAAAAATGACGAGCTCAACGATCCCCTGATCAACGATTACCACATCAAAGCCATGGGATTGGCCAGCGAGGACGAGATTACCCGGATGTCGGAATATGCCCTGAAGATTAATCAGATCCTGACCGGATATCTCAAAGAGAAAAATCTGGAGCTCATTGATTTTAAACTGGAGTTTGGCCTTCATAACGGCCAGGTCCTGCTGGGAGACGAGATTTCGCCGGATACTTGCCGTTTCTGGGATTCAGTTACGAAAGAAAAACTGGACAAAGACCGCTTCCGCCGCGATCTGGGCAATGTGGAAGAAGCATATTACGAAATTTTGTACCGCCTCACCGGAGAAAAAGCGTAA
- the rph gene encoding ribonuclease PH has product MNRIDGRQPDQLRNIRISRNYLKYPEGSVLVEYGDTKVICAATLEEKVPPFLKGGGEGWITAEYSLLPRSTQVRNVREAAKGKQSGRTQEIQRLIGRSLRGVLDMKALGEKTVWVDCDVIQADGGTRTASITGAFIAVVDALAKIHTPGTPFPIKDFIAAVSVGIIDGAAYLDLCYEEDSRAGVDMNLVMTGAGQFIEVQGTGEKTSFSHAQFSEMLALGEAGIRQLIDYQKDVLGTLSWKVGRVD; this is encoded by the coding sequence TTGAATAGAATCGATGGCAGACAGCCGGACCAGCTGCGCAATATCCGCATTAGCCGCAACTATTTGAAATACCCGGAAGGCTCTGTCCTGGTGGAATATGGCGATACCAAAGTGATTTGCGCGGCGACTCTGGAAGAAAAAGTGCCGCCTTTTTTAAAAGGCGGCGGGGAAGGCTGGATCACCGCCGAATATTCTCTGCTGCCCCGCTCCACCCAAGTGCGCAATGTGCGGGAAGCGGCCAAAGGCAAGCAATCCGGCCGGACCCAGGAAATTCAGCGGCTGATCGGACGCTCCCTGCGGGGAGTCCTGGACATGAAGGCTCTGGGGGAGAAAACCGTCTGGGTAGACTGCGACGTGATTCAGGCCGATGGCGGGACCAGAACGGCGTCGATTACCGGTGCTTTTATTGCGGTGGTGGATGCCCTGGCTAAAATTCATACACCTGGAACGCCCTTTCCTATCAAGGACTTTATTGCGGCTGTCAGCGTAGGCATTATTGACGGCGCCGCCTATTTGGATTTATGCTATGAAGAAGATTCCCGGGCCGGGGTAGATATGAATCTGGTGATGACCGGCGCCGGACAGTTTATTGAAGTGCAGGGAACCGGTGAGAAAACTTCTTTCAGCCATGCCCAGTTCTCGGAGATGCTGGCTCTGGGAGAGGCCGGTATCCGGCAGCTGATTGACTACCAAAAAGATGTTCTGGGGACTCTATCCTGGAAAGTGGGGAGAGTGGATTGA
- a CDS encoding XTP/dITP diphosphatase has product MTKLIVASKNRGKIAEIAAKLAASPFAVLSVLDVGDIPEPEETGSTFAENAELKARYYAGRTGLPCLADDSGLEVDVLDSQPGVYSARFAGEHATDAANNEKLLGLLANVPARQRTARFRCALAFIDPEGTLLTADGTCEGIILGQPRGSNGFGYDPLFYIPALGKTLAEIDLAEKNRISHRARALGRMAGQLREYRP; this is encoded by the coding sequence GTGACTAAGCTTATTGTCGCCAGCAAAAATCGCGGCAAAATCGCGGAAATTGCGGCTAAGCTTGCCGCTTCGCCCTTTGCAGTCCTGTCGGTGCTGGACGTGGGCGATATTCCTGAACCGGAGGAGACTGGCAGTACCTTTGCGGAAAATGCCGAACTGAAGGCCAGATACTATGCCGGACGGACCGGACTGCCCTGTCTGGCTGACGATTCCGGCCTGGAGGTAGATGTTCTTGATAGCCAGCCGGGAGTCTATTCGGCCCGATTTGCCGGGGAGCATGCCACGGATGCGGCTAATAACGAGAAGCTTCTGGGGTTATTGGCCAACGTTCCTGCCCGCCAGCGTACGGCCAGATTTCGCTGCGCGCTGGCCTTTATCGACCCGGAGGGGACGCTGCTGACTGCCGACGGGACCTGTGAAGGCATCATCCTGGGCCAGCCCCGGGGCAGTAACGGCTTTGGCTATGATCCACTGTTTTATATCCCTGCTTTGGGAAAAACCCTGGCTGAGATTGATCTGGCCGAGAAAAACCGGATCAGTCACCGGGCTCGGGCCCTTGGCCGGATGGCCGGCCAATTGCGGGAGTATCGGCCATGA
- a CDS encoding coenzyme F420-0:L-glutamate ligase, translating into MELELKPVRTRIVTPKDNIVDIIERYAKQDIGPDDVVSVAESVVAISQGRILRPEDMQPRFSARVLCRFVPQKGSLSSAYGMEAAMLAEGEWRLIAAMLQGMVAKIGGKNGVFYEKAGKQAALIDDVTGTMPPFDKHLVYGPQDPCSVAEEIKKRLGCYGAAVADVNDLKRAAVLGVTVGLDPQRLAQILIDNPFGNASQQTPIVIIKNYAQAEAKAYGVPSVSV; encoded by the coding sequence ATGGAATTGGAATTGAAACCGGTTCGCACGCGAATCGTAACTCCTAAAGATAATATAGTAGACATCATCGAACGGTATGCCAAACAGGATATCGGCCCCGATGACGTGGTGTCGGTGGCGGAAAGCGTTGTGGCCATCAGCCAGGGCCGGATATTGCGGCCGGAAGACATGCAGCCCCGCTTTTCCGCCCGCGTACTTTGCCGCTTTGTACCGCAAAAAGGCAGCTTATCCAGTGCGTATGGCATGGAAGCGGCCATGCTGGCTGAAGGGGAGTGGCGCCTGATCGCCGCCATGCTGCAAGGCATGGTGGCGAAAATCGGCGGCAAGAACGGCGTATTTTATGAAAAGGCCGGCAAACAGGCGGCCTTGATCGATGATGTGACCGGCACGATGCCTCCTTTTGACAAGCATCTGGTCTACGGTCCTCAGGACCCTTGCAGCGTGGCCGAAGAAATCAAAAAACGTCTGGGCTGCTACGGGGCGGCGGTAGCTGACGTAAACGACCTGAAGCGGGCGGCGGTATTAGGTGTTACTGTCGGCCTGGACCCTCAGCGGCTGGCTCAGATCCTGATCGATAATCCCTTTGGCAATGCTTCTCAGCAAACGCCGATCGTCATTATAAAAAATTATGCCCAGGCTGAGGCTAAAGCCTATGGCGTCCCTTCTGTTTCCGTTTAA
- a CDS encoding serine dehydratase subunit alpha family protein translates to MNHQLLIALLKSEVLPTTGCTEPGAVALATAYAAAALENSPEQIHVTVNPNIYKNGVAVGIPGTGKTGLHIAAALGALKKHPERQLSVLEGVTAEELAQAEEMLRQKAVQVQVDESKAGLWIDLRMTAKNNASRVIIAGSHTNVVQVEYNGQCLLDRRHAAAEDRVDNRLVLRGDVRIADIVAAIEAIPVDELAFLLDGVTMNLAAAEAGISGKLGMGIGAAYDEMVKNGLLAEDMVIAAKKLTAAAADTRMSGENIKIMSSAGSGNHGITVILPVYAVAGQIHAHQERLIRAIALSHVITVYIKIHTGNLSALCGCAVAAATGASAAIAWLLDGDIRAVEAAMKNMIANLTGMICDGGKVGCALKLSTAAAAAVESALLACRQVVVPSSNGIIADTVERTVENLGKVSNPGMLETDKVILDVMLDNRGFF, encoded by the coding sequence GTGAATCATCAACTGCTGATTGCATTGCTAAAAAGTGAAGTTCTCCCTACAACCGGCTGCACCGAACCGGGGGCGGTTGCCTTGGCGACCGCTTATGCGGCGGCGGCACTGGAGAACAGCCCGGAACAAATTCACGTAACCGTTAATCCTAATATTTACAAAAACGGTGTTGCCGTAGGCATTCCCGGCACAGGCAAAACCGGTCTGCATATCGCGGCAGCGTTAGGGGCGCTGAAAAAGCATCCTGAACGCCAATTATCCGTCTTAGAAGGCGTCACCGCCGAAGAATTGGCTCAGGCTGAAGAAATGCTGCGCCAAAAAGCGGTACAGGTTCAGGTGGATGAAAGTAAGGCCGGTTTGTGGATTGATTTACGCATGACGGCAAAAAACAACGCTTCCCGGGTGATTATTGCCGGCAGTCATACCAATGTGGTGCAGGTGGAGTATAATGGCCAATGCCTGCTGGATCGTCGTCATGCCGCTGCGGAGGACAGAGTGGATAACCGTCTCGTTCTCCGCGGGGATGTGCGCATTGCCGACATCGTGGCAGCGATTGAGGCAATTCCCGTCGATGAACTGGCCTTTTTGCTTGACGGCGTGACCATGAATCTGGCGGCGGCCGAGGCGGGCATTTCCGGAAAACTGGGGATGGGAATCGGCGCAGCCTACGACGAGATGGTGAAAAACGGCCTGCTGGCAGAGGATATGGTCATTGCCGCGAAAAAGCTGACGGCAGCAGCAGCCGACACCCGCATGTCAGGCGAGAACATTAAAATTATGAGCAGCGCCGGCAGCGGCAATCACGGCATTACTGTCATTCTCCCGGTTTATGCGGTCGCCGGGCAGATTCATGCGCATCAGGAGCGGCTGATCCGAGCCATCGCCCTCAGTCACGTGATAACGGTTTATATTAAAATCCACACCGGTAACCTTTCCGCCTTGTGCGGCTGTGCCGTAGCTGCAGCGACCGGTGCCAGCGCCGCGATTGCCTGGCTGCTGGACGGCGATATTCGGGCCGTTGAAGCTGCAATGAAAAATATGATTGCCAATCTGACTGGTATGATCTGCGACGGCGGCAAAGTAGGTTGCGCCTTAAAGCTGTCGACGGCAGCCGCAGCGGCAGTTGAAAGCGCTTTGCTGGCCTGCCGGCAGGTCGTCGTGCCCAGCAGCAACGGCATTATCGCCGATACGGTGGAACGTACGGTGGAAAATCTGGGCAAGGTCAGTAATCCCGGCATGCTGGAAACCGATAAAGTCATCCTTGACGTTATGCTTGATAACAGAGGTTTCTTTTGA
- the lexA gene encoding transcriptional repressor LexA encodes MTSQALTDKQEQILAYIKENLRAKGYPPSVREIGKAVGLSSSSTVHAYLEKLEAQGYIRRDPTKPRAIDMLDETPWRQKDMVPVPVVGRVTAGQPVLAVENIEETYPLPAELIGRNDNVFMLTVSGDSMINAGIFNGDYILVQETHSAENGDIVVALIDGEEATVKRFFKEASRIRLQPENDAMAPLYPEHVEIIGRVVGLFRQI; translated from the coding sequence ATGACTTCCCAGGCATTGACCGACAAACAAGAGCAAATATTAGCCTATATCAAGGAAAATTTACGCGCCAAAGGCTACCCGCCTTCCGTAAGAGAAATCGGCAAGGCTGTAGGTTTAAGTTCCAGTTCTACTGTGCACGCTTATTTAGAAAAATTGGAAGCTCAGGGGTACATACGGCGGGACCCCACCAAACCCAGAGCCATTGACATGCTGGATGAAACGCCCTGGCGGCAGAAAGACATGGTACCCGTTCCTGTAGTGGGCAGAGTCACAGCCGGGCAGCCTGTTTTGGCGGTGGAAAATATCGAAGAAACCTATCCTCTGCCGGCGGAATTGATCGGGCGCAATGACAATGTGTTTATGCTCACCGTGTCCGGCGACAGCATGATCAATGCCGGAATTTTCAACGGGGATTATATTTTGGTGCAGGAAACCCATTCGGCGGAAAATGGCGATATTGTAGTGGCGCTGATCGACGGCGAGGAGGCAACGGTCAAGCGGTTCTTCAAGGAAGCCAGCCGAATTCGCCTGCAGCCGGAAAATGACGCCATGGCGCCGCTTTACCCCGAACATGTAGAGATCATTGGCAGGGTGGTCGGCCTGTTCCGCCAAATCTAA